GATACCATTTGTGGACTAAGAATAAGAAAGTTCCATGGACTAATAACAGCACATATACTAGTGCAAGGAGATGATGAGAAAACCAGAATGCATTGAATCCTGTAAACTTATTTAATGGTGGAGGTAGCTTCACATCATTTCTTCTAAACCGACTTGTTGCTAATGTGAAGGCAATTATCATTAAAATCACCATGGAGATCCCTGTGACACCTTCTACACTAGTCAGAATACCTATGTAAGTGGGCTTTACATTATTGAAATCCGATGCTACACGTGCAAATTCTTCGGGACTTGATCTGATTAAACGAGGAAAGTCACAGACCAAATGGTTCCCCGCATGCAGTACAATCCCAATTATTAAGGCACATGAAATTATCTGTACAATCAAATTgataaacataatattaattgatgttGATTAGGTAAAGATATGATTGATTACAATGGCATGTATAATTGATGTAATTAACTATTACCTTATGAAAGTTGATGTTGTCATCAAAAGGTATAAATCGTCTAGCTCTTGTTGCCCGAAGCCATGTAAGTGTATTGCGACAAACTGGAAGAAGGATGAGAGCCATGTTCAACTTGAGAGTCTCGGCAGCACCTTTTGCAGTCGTTAAACAATAACCCATAATTTGAAACGCTGCTTTTTCCTTGTACTGAATGAATTTCCATGTGAAGAGTCCGGCCATTACTATGATCCATAGCAGCAAGATCCAACCCATTTGCCAGTTTTCTAATATCAGGCAATTCATTCTATAGCACATTCTCCGCAATACATTTTTAATGAAGAATTTATTGGCTAAATTCTGACTCCAGCCAACGGTTGACGTGCTGCTGAGGGGTCTACTATAGTTCATGTAATTTTCCCTTTGCAGGAGAAGTGTTTCCAACTGCCATATCTGCTTAGtccaaacaaaaactctatgtTTTTTCTTAGAATTAAATggtaaactaatttaataaaggTGTTATAGATTTGTTACCTCAATTTCATCTGTACCATCAATATTCAACTCTTCCATTATTAATGAAGCATATTCTTCTGCCTGCTCTTTTAATTTACTCAATTTGTTTGCAGAAGCACTTAAAATCAAAAGCTACCCAAAAAAAGAAGGATGAAATGTCATACATAAAAGAACCAAGATCACgagtttaattatcataaaaacTCGTTAAATCtttcaaataagattttattaCCTCTTGAATTTCTTCCCTTGATATTTTCTTATCTCCATTACGATCTACCCTGAATTTTGTGAGGTACCCAAAGAAAATTAAACAGATCAGAGGAAAACATTAAGATCAGAGAAAGAGAGTGCGAAGAAGAGACTCACATGTCAAAGAAGATCCCAAGACGAGCGTCGAAACTCTGGTCTGATATTTGTGACCAGAAGTGTTGAAGTTCGTTTTTGGTGATCTTACTCAGTTTGTGGTCACCTCTTCTTCTGGCCAGAGCGTCAAATATCCCCAACGCAAACTCTTTCGAGTCAACCATTCCTGATGAAACAATGATCAAATAAGAAACTTTAGTTCTTTCATCATATTCATtcaattgaaattcaaattttaccAATGCATTCTCCGAAATCCTCTCTAGAAAGAAAACCTTGTTTGGCCAGCTTCTGGAACCTTAACTCTACTTTCTTCCACAGATCATTGGCTTCCGATGTACCGGTGGTCTTGCTAATGAACCGAAGTCCTTTCAATGCCCGCTGTGCGCTGGATGTCGTTCGATCAAGTCCTCTATCAGGCGGCGGTAGTACTACTATCTCCTGCTCAACCTCAACCTCGTGATCTCTTCGCAAGGACACGGAATTAGGAGATGTAAGCCACGGGAACTTACGGCGTATTCGTGATGAAACAGAGTGGCTCTTCCGATTATCAGAAGTTGGAGTAACACTACAAACAACGATTGAATCATCCTCGATTTCCAAAGTGATTTCTACAAAATCATGCTGGTCGTTGTGCTTCAAATCATTTAGAAAGACCGGCAGCATTGCTCCCCCGACGGTACCACGCTCGTTTGTTGATTCTCTCGCATCTTGATCATCCTGATCATCTGGCAAATCAAACCCACGACTGTAATTTGATCGTCTTGAGCTGCTACCAACGGATGACGACCTCATCCCGGTTCGTATCAGGGGAAAGAAATTCTCTGCTCTCTCTGTTTCTCTCAACGACCAGTTATGAAACGAACAAAAAACATGTAGTAGACACGTAGTTTTCTCTCTCTGGGTGATGTGCAAGTAAATTAGGAGAAAAGGGGAGAATATGGATGATTGGTTCTTCGCACACTTGGTTGAAAGTTGTGAAAACAGGCACTTCTCAACCAATCTGTGTGCACGATTACAGCGCCCTTTTAACTTTCACCTTAGCTTTCTTCTTCCATGGGGGTAGTTAGTTGAGCTCGACTCTTCCTTCCTTACCATTCATTCTCTCTTTCTGGAATATGCCACCTGCATGTATGTGCgcttacaaaaattattattacatgTTGTCCAGCTATTCAACTAATAATACTACCTAATTactttatgtttattttaaatatctttaatattgtaattaaactatttttatatcCTAGCAAATAAAaccctttttattatttattttaacaatatcaTATCAATTAGTTAGTTGTAGTTGACAGAAAACTACTACTTTTATTACAATAAGTAAGAGAGAAGACCACTATTAGCTCATGGTCTTATTTTTAGGGAGGCTGAGCTTGGTATAATATCTTTCAAATGttacttatttttctattttacaagAATTTATTAATCACTCGACCAACAAAATTACTCAATAAAAAGCTCATTCCATTGGACACCAAACTAGACTAAAATAGCATAGACAcattaaagacaaaaataaatatatattattatttgtgatattcatattttaattcaataactTCCGCATTTCTTTAAATTCCGATCtctaattattgttttttcttattaacATAGTTACCTCCATcgtagattattttatttattaaacaagcTACTAATTTATTCAACAATGCGAAGGCGAT
This is a stretch of genomic DNA from Impatiens glandulifera chromosome 4, dImpGla2.1, whole genome shotgun sequence. It encodes these proteins:
- the LOC124935952 gene encoding respiratory burst oxidase homolog protein E-like, encoding MRSSSVGSSSRRSNYSRGFDLPDDQDDQDARESTNERGTVGGAMLPVFLNDLKHNDQHDFVEITLEIEDDSIVVCSVTPTSDNRKSHSVSSRIRRKFPWLTSPNSVSLRRDHEVEVEQEIVVLPPPDRGLDRTTSSAQRALKGLRFISKTTGTSEANDLWKKVELRFQKLAKQGFLSREDFGECIGMVDSKEFALGIFDALARRRGDHKLSKITKNELQHFWSQISDQSFDARLGIFFDMVDRNGDKKISREEIQELLILSASANKLSKLKEQAEEYASLIMEELNIDGTDEIEIWQLETLLLQRENYMNYSRPLSSTSTVGWSQNLANKFFIKNVLRRMCYRMNCLILENWQMGWILLLWIIVMAGLFTWKFIQYKEKAAFQIMGYCLTTAKGAAETLKLNMALILLPVCRNTLTWLRATRARRFIPFDDNINFHKIISCALIIGIVLHAGNHLVCDFPRLIRSSPEEFARVASDFNNVKPTYIGILTSVEGVTGISMVILMIIAFTLATSRFRRNDVKLPPPLNKFTGFNAFWFSHHLLALVYVLLLVHGTFLFLVHKWYQKTTWMYISVPLFLYISERSLRTCRSENYSVRIIKVSSLPGDVFSLTMSKPNGFKFQSGQYIFLQCPKISPFQWHPFSITSAPGDDDLCIHIRTVGDWTKEMKRVFIDDIGSTSVIGRAKFGELNNNVDHKGLPRLLVDGPYGAPAQEYKNYDVLLMVGLGIGATPFISILKDLISNTSVQDHHQDLFTESSNTDDSLTSSGSSSLESSRKRKQTRISRAHFYWVTREAGSFEWFKGVMDEVAEMDQKGQIEMHNYLTSVYEEGDARSTLITMVQALSHAKHGVDILSGTRARTHFARPKWPEVFKKIASKHPCATIGVFYCGTPVLAKELKKLSHEFTHKTTTRFEFHKEYF